In Calliopsis andreniformis isolate RMS-2024a chromosome 8, iyCalAndr_principal, whole genome shotgun sequence, one DNA window encodes the following:
- the LOC143182386 gene encoding uncharacterized protein LOC143182386 codes for MCSQYYEENNESVSYTPINESTEDNASSPKKIKYVNSNSTFKPSHPRPVRILGRRYPLTSYKYLEIGITVGPISTVEIILGDNRGSQLVLPAPIWDALIEKRAEIKECVLSVSSDSPPIWIEEFVIEFTKIHNVKLIKFSLPNISLYYTMETLNNLFNHVKCINLMRSQLYENTHRINIQFINFVNVLKQNGVTPKMILSCIANMICNSKYFDDDSLTDCELLACALNILVYNANI; via the exons atgtgttctcaatattatgaagaaaataatgaatcTGTGTCTTATACTCCAATCAACGAATCAACCGAAGATAATGCATCGTCTcctaagaaaattaaatatgtgaA TTCTAATTCTACTTTCAAACCGTCACACCCACGCCCTGTTCGTATCTTGGGAAGAAGGTACCCGCTGACATCctataaatatttagaaattggaaTCACAGTTGGACCCATATCAaccgttgaaattattcttggtgATAATCGGGGCTCTCAACTTGTATTACCTGCACCAATATGGGATGCACTCATTGAAAAACGTGCAGAAATTAAAGAATGTGTTCTATCCGTGAGTTCAGATTCCCCACCAATATGGATTGAAGAATTTGTAATAGAATTTACCAAAATTCATAATGTTAAGCTTATAAAATTTAGTCTACCTAATATCTCCTTATATTACACTATGGAAACgttgaataatttattcaatcatgTAAAATGTATTAATCTTATGCGGTCCCAACTATATGAAAATACACATCGTATTAATATTCagtttataaattttgtaaatgttttgAAACAAAATGGTGTCACACCAAAAATGATCTTGTCATGTATTGCTAATATGATATGTAACAGTAAATATTTCGACGACGATTCTTTGACTGATTGTGAACTACTAGCGTGTGCTTTAAATATTCTAGTCTACAatgctaatatttaa